The Triticum aestivum cultivar Chinese Spring chromosome 4B, IWGSC CS RefSeq v2.1, whole genome shotgun sequence sequence CAGTGCTCGTGGGGCGGTGCCCGTGGAGGTGGATGCGAGAATGGCCATGACCACAAGAGCAGCAGCGATAAAGACAAATGCCGCTACTGTGGCATAAAGGGCCTTTGGGCCCGTGAATGCAGGAAAAAGAAGAGGGAGGAGGCACTCCTTGCTCGAGCCGACAAGGAGGCTGATCCGGACTTGCTGCTGGCCGAGGTCGTGGAGATCTCTGCCACGGCCGCGAATTTCGCTGCCATGGTAGCGGTTTCGCACCCTCCCATAGCTGCAGTGGAAAATCCTGCCATGTCAGCGAATTGGTTGCCACGACAACGATTCCAATCTCGCCATGGCAGCGGATATGAGCCCCACAAGTGGACGTGCCCCGTGATCTTTCTCAACGAAGAGAAGGCAAATGTCGTCCCCGCCGGCGACGACGAGCCTCGGGACACGGTGTGCTACCTTGACACCGGTGTGTCAAATCGCATGACCGGTGATCTCGCAGCCTTCACCGAGCTTGACATATGGATCGTTGGAACCGTGCGTTTCGGTGATAGATCCGAGGTGTGCATCGGTGATAGATCCGAGGTGTGCATCGAGGGGCGTGGCACCATTGCCTTCTCCATCGATGGTGCCACTGAAAGGTCTATGCACGAGTAGTGGGGCTTATGGGAGCCAATCAAGCAGTCATACTATGGGAATTACAGGTCAGCAATGAGAATAGCATAGTAGACGATGCTGCGCACCACTCTGCTGGTGCAGTGCCAGGCTATGTAGTCACAATCACAACAATGTGCCCGTTGACTGCTTCGTGTGGCAAATGCCATCGAATCACATCTCGATCACTGCCTAACCTTACGTTGTTACTCCTTGGCTGCTGCCTTGTTGTCGCTTAGCCACACTGGTCGCACACGTTGACACTGTGACCTTTGCCATATGTGGGTGCCTTGCCTAGTTTGTGCCACCATTTTATGGAGTCTTGAGTCCTGAGCGGTTCATGCACTCTGCTGCCATATCACATGTGCGTCTGTTGTTTCCCAACTCATCAATGTGGCTGTCATGCAATTGTGCTGTTTGGTCCTTGTTGCGAGCTCTATTGCAGCATCTTTGGGGCCATTGTCCATGCATGCTTGGGCTGGAGATTACCCCCCTGTAAAATGAGAAAATCTAAAATTTAAGTCAGTCAGAACCTTCTTGGCCTCGGCTAGTTGGCATTTTGAACCAGGTTTTACGAATGCTGCTTCATAATTATAAAAGGTATTCTAAATGTGCAATTTCCGACCAAGTTTTACAAATGCAATGTCATGACTAGAATACTTATGCAAGTAATGGAATCATTGGCATATTCAGTACAAGCCATTTAAAAGTAACTCTTAGCATTTCGGGTTGGACAAATGGCACAAAACCAATTGCCCCGCATTACACTATAAAATTGTGTAATAGCTGTATATGTGGCATTTACATTTACTTTTCATTGCTTAGACCTTCTACCTGTAGCTATGTAGTAATGCCAGAATTAAGTTGTTTCTATGACATAAGTTCCTCTTTGTGCTGCAATCTAATGCCAGGCAAATCCTTTTATCGTCGTTTTTCTTTCTGGGCTCATTCGGCTTGGAGGAAATTTTGGAGGATTCCTATGGGATTTTCTTCATATGTTTAGCATTCGTTTCATAGCAATAGACGTACTTGATTCCTTAGGATTGTGTCCGTCCATATGGACCTGATTCCTTAGGATTCTTAGTATTTGGTAAGACCTCATtgaaaattcctaaggattagagaGCACGATAATCCTGACGAGTAGGATCCAGAGGAACTCAGGCAGAAGTACTGCGTCCTTGATTGGGTCGCACATGTCAACTGGTTTTTCAGAGACCTAAAAGGGCGAAGCCCTGGGTAGGGCATCTTATTCCTTTACCTTTTCTATTCCTCTGATTTGAAAATCTTGTAAAACTGAATTAGCCCTTCATCTGTAAACAGATTATTTCCATTTCTTAAGCAAAAGACACTTCTGCATATTCTCAAAAGTAAGTACTGTTTGTTCGATTTTTGAGTTCCAGCTacgtggtactccctccgtaacttaatacaagacattttttgacacCGTGACAgtgaaaaaacgtcttatattaagttacagagggagtatctttctGTTATAGGAATCAAGTAAGATAATAGGCTTCACAAATGATTTACATGTAGTGTGCTTCATTCCTCGTAAGAACACTTAATTTCAGTGTTGTTCTATATATTTGAAACTGCCTTTTTGTCAGCACTTTTGGTTTGTTCTGAATGATCTTGGCATGTGGTTCCTGGTTGATGTTTTTATTTATGGTTTCTATTTATACATGCAACCAGTGGTTTCATAGGTATTTATGATGTTCCCCACTTCATCAAGACATTAAAATATGATGTCCGTATTGCTATGAGCGTCCCAGATATCATTACAAACGGAAAAGCTAAGAAGCTGAAAGCCTACCAGGTGAAAGAAAGCTCACTAGTTTCAGTTATACGAGTGAATAACTCCAGAGACTAATATGTATTGCTAACAGATCCGGCCACCTCTAGATGCACCGGTAACTTGGTATACGACAGTTGCTTTAGAGAAGATGAAGAGTTATGGGGCTATCTATTTAACTCCATTTTCACATCGCTTGGCAGAAGATATAAATGATCCAGAGATCCAGACATTTCGATGCCAGGTGAATTATCATGCATTACGATTCAAGCCAAACATCATGAAAACAAGCAGTGAGATAGTGAATAAACTCCGCTCAGAAGGCCATTTCATGTCGATTCATCTTCGGTTTGAGATGGATATGCTTGCTTTTGCTGGGTAGAACATTGACTAACCACACTGTGTGATTACACAATTCAGTCATTCACATTTATAATAGTCAGTTTGTTATTCACTTGTCATCATATATGCTTTGCTATGCATCCAGAAATGGAGAAGCACATCCATGTATTCTTTATTGCAGTTCATTCTAGGCTACAGAAAAGCTAACAAGAGCATTGTAGAGCCTTAGACATCATAACATTACTCAAGTTTTCATCAAATTTTTGAAATGACGTCATTAACCAAACTAGCAAAGTGCCTGTGGCTTGCACTGGACTCATAATAAATAATGTGCTCGCAAATCTGAAAAACAGTTAAATAGTTTATACCATCTAACTTAGGCTTCATCCTGATTTGGGTTGTATAACAATCCTCTCAAGATAAAATAAAAACACAGCACTTCGATTGTGGGTTAGTTTAATAAATACCGTTTGATTTCTTTGTTATACCATTTGTGTATGGATTAGATGGTAAGAAGCTAGAACCCTCTTGATAAGGTGGCGAGTTTGACTCCGCTGCTGCCTCAATAGTTTATTTCTGCCTTTTTGGCAAAAAGATCCCACATGTGAGAGTAGAGAAGGGTGGGTGAATCTGCCACCAACTCAAAACCTTTAGAAGTAAGATAGGAAATGATAAACTCACATCATTGATCTTCTGTATCATGGTCATTTGTGCTCTCTTGTACTAGAACTTTGGGATACATTTATATTGCATTTTTGTAGTTCTAAAGATGATCAACTTGTTTTTTACTAGAGACAAGCTATGCTACACAGGGATGTGGTTACCGGGAGAAAAAACCGGTTACCGCAAATCTCGGTATCCCATGAGAAATCGCCATACCGGGTGAAAAATCCCGAATTTCAAAATCAATAATTTTTGACTGAATTTTGTTTGGATCCAAAATTCATTAAAAAAGCCTCCGGTAACGGCCTGTATTTTCTGGTTACCGCAGTAACCGGAAATCTCGGTGCCCCATGAGATTCTTTAGCATTTGGAGTCCAAAACCTTGATGCTACATCGCTGATAACAAAGATTTAATAAATGCAGTGGTTATTTTGCATATCTTCATTTTACATTGCTGGCCATGGATTATTTTCTACATGAAAAATGCAGGTGCATTGATATATTTACACCTCAGGAACAGAAAATTCTGATCAAGTACCGCAAGGAAAATTTTGCAGAAAAAGAACTTGTCTATAGGGAAAGACGACTCATTGGGAAGTGCCCTTTAACTCCAGAAGAGGTAATGAGTCTTTTTAGATACATTGCTCTGGATATTTCTGTAGTGGTACTCAAATATTCAACTATGTTCTGAAATTAGgagttactccctccattccaaaattagtgttgtgcttttagttcaaatttgaactaaaaccgcgacacttattttggaccggagggagtacttgtaAAATGGAATACCAAATTGAAGGCCAACTGAGTAAATTTTATCCTTCATGGCATAACAATTGTTCTAGACCAGAAGTCTATCCAGAACTATGAGTAAATTTAGTAATTTCGATACTACCCGACTAGTATATCCAAAGCTACAACCAAATATTATTGCTATTTAGTGCACATACCTTACCTGCCAGAGTGCCACTTTCTGGCTACAACCAAATATTGCAGTTTGTTTACTTTGCTAATTATTATTTTGAACGTTGAATGTTCCTTTTTAAAAGTCCACTTCAGCTTTCAGCCCTCAACTACATTCTGAGTTGGAAACTTGAACTGTATAAATTGTCCTCTGTACAACCTTAGGTGGTTTTATGattagtttttgttttgttttgaaaagGTGTATTACTTAGGAAGAAATAATTTTGTATACAATCGTACAACACCGCCGTGGACACGCAGGTTGGGACAGAGCCTTGCAGAACACCCCCACACCACACACTACACCCATATTGAGCAAGCTCATGGGCAGTCCTGTTATAGACAGGAGGAATTGTTGGAATTGTGTCGAATACTTGTACAAGGCAGGTTACAGTTAGACTTGGATTCAAGCTCTGCGTAGATAGGGTACAAAGACATGTTcgagtaggacacttgtatcctaggcctcttatataGTGTCGGGGTAGACACATATATAATccatgccaacataatagcacaggcatgcagggggagccggcggcatttgacggcgcccgggtggccggtgagTGGTCTTGTAGCAGTGGGAGGAGTGCTCATAGTCAGGCCCTAGGGATGTAGCCGATGTTCGGTGAGCCTCATTAAAAAATCGGTCGTGCCTCGTGAGATTGCTTGGTCCTCCATAGATCGACTACACGCCTTtgattattctaacaagtggtatcacgGATTGTTGATCCAGAGGAAGAGTGCCAATTTCGTATGATTCACGTGGCAGCAGGAGTGAAGATCAGATCGGGTTCAGAGGCGATGAGTTTGAGACTGCACGCGATGTGGCTATCAAGGTATGGGCACGATGAAGCAATTGGAATGCGAAGACGTGCAGCAGCAGAGGCCCTCATCGTGGGTGATCTCGGCGAGATTGATTCGATTGGCAAAACTTAGTGGTGGCTGCGGACGATTTTACGTGGCATGTGGTAGGGGCACGTGCACGTGCGCATGCAACTACTGGAGGCTCGAGTGAGGCGGGTTGGCCTCAAGAGGGGCTGGCTAGTGCGCTGTGGGATGGCGGAAGCAGCTGTTGACGGAAACCTAGGTAGAGAGCTGCTATGAAGGTCAAAACCTAGGTGGGGAGTGGTGCTGCCACGGCAAGCTGCCCAGTATGAGATTTGGTTAAGAAATAAAAATCGATTCTGGAAGGTGTTGCAGCGCGTTGGAACATGGGATTCGCTGACTGCTAGCATGGTTATCTCGAGAGTGGAAAAAAAGAGAACAAGAAAATTAGTCAGGAAGTCACGGGGTGCTACAGGTGTGGAGCTGATATAGTAATGGAATTGCTTGGACTACTTCTGTTTTTTGCTTCGTACGCCAAGGAGATGGCGGCATGGCAGCAGTGGTGTTGTTCGGCTAGCAGTCAAATGGGAACCGAGGATGGCGAATCATCTAACATATAAAGGCTCCTAGGGTACCTGCCATTCTAGCGCCCTTCATGTCTCAGATTCATCCTGCCCGCTCGGTTTGTCTAGCTGGCTGTTTTTCATCGCGCTGGTAAAAATCCGAACGCTCATTATTTTGCACGCTCGTTATTCTGCCTAGAGCAGCTGACGCATGGGCCAACTTTCCGTGCGGGCCAGCCTCGCAGCGACACAGCAGGGGTGAAGCAGGGATGAATCGATCGTGGGCTGGGGCGAATAGATCATGGGTACAGGCGGGTGGGTGGATCGGCGCTCGTCTACCCTCACCCTCCTTCCATGCACCCAGCCAGGTCTCTTCCGCTTCAGAAGTGTTGGGCCCACTTGTTAGCCTCTTTGGGTAGGTGTGGAGCCAGGTGAAAGGTTGCGGGGTGGCTCGGTCCGCGATTGGTGGTGTGGACGCCGGGTGGGACGCGAGTAGTAAAACCTAGCCCAATCCACTCACTTCCTCGAGCCCCACGCAACTCCACTTTCTCTtaatttctctccttctcctcctcctcgatTTCCAGCGCGTGGCCGCCGCCGCTCATCCTTCTCCTCTTCTCTCCCGTGCCACCAGGTCGCTGCTCCTCCACAACACTGGCCGCTCCACCTCGCCTTCCTTCTCTTTGTTGTCCGATGGCCATCGGCGGCGCCTGGATCTGGATCGGGTGCAGGTTAGGTGAGGCCATTGGTTGCGTGAATCCGGGCGGATCCGGTCACTAGGCGGCGTGAGGCTGCGGATCCGACGAGgtcacggcggcggccggtggctttTTGTTGTGCTCTGCGAGAGACAACGGGAGGAGAAGGAACAAAGAGGAGGGAGGGATGCGGCAGGGCGACAGTTGCTTTGGTCATTGTTGTTAGCTGTGGGGAGGCATGCTGAACCTGCCGGCTCGACCAGGAGCTGCAGGTGCAGAGGCGCGTGCGAGGAGCGTCGTCGGTCGCCCGTCCTTCTTTCTTCGTCAGGAAGGGCGCAGCCTGCTACTcaagcccctctcctcctctccttgCAGAGGAACGACCTTCTCCTTCCCCATTTATCTTGCACTGCTGTGCTCTTGCCAAAGCAGCTCCTAACCAAGCATTCGCTACTCCTCAACTCTCAGCAGGAAAGGCACGGGCGCCACCACACTGGAGAGATGGACGAGGACATGAAGCTTTCGTGGAGACGACAATGTGGACGCCGCTGCACCCCCACGCCATGGACACGAAGATTCCCATCCTCTCTGCCCTCGATAACCACTTCAGCGGTGCCATGAACGGCAGCAACCGCCTCTTCTCGGCACACGCAGACCACATGGCCGTCTTCCTCTCTGGCCTCTTCCACACCAACAGGTTCAGACCCTATCCCTCTCCCTCTGCATCTTTGTTTAAATATGGTAAGCATTTCTTCAGAGTATAACTCTGTTGACTTAGGTTCCTTCTGTATTGGCCTGTGCAAAATAGGGTGAATGAAATCAGAGTATTGACCTGTATTGCATTTGTAGCTCAGGTCAACTAGGAGATGATGCAAGCCAAGGCGTTCACACTGATTTAATATGGTACGTGCTGAACTTCCTTTGGTTTATGAGACGAAAAGGATGTTATATATGCATGCTACTACAGTTTAGGCATTGATGTTATTTGAGCATCTTTGGTCCTGATGCCATATTTATTGCAGTTACGAAATTATTAACattgtttttcattttttatttgttGATCTAATTTATTGAGACCAAAATGAGAAAccatcattttattttcatttcacGTTTGGATGATCAAGTGAAGACAAATGAATACACTGATGGAAGGCCATGTCAAAGAACTTTCTattttgtattttgtttttattcAGGATCTACTATAATTTACCAGCAAGTGTTTATTCCTGAAATTGATCGTATGTGATAtctgaaatgaaacaacacaaggCCTTGTCTCTCTTTGTATTTTGAGGTAATGTCGACGAACCTCATGTgaaaaaaatataataaaaggCATTTCTCAGTTTTCTACATGTGCCATAGTACCGAGGTCTTTGAACAGGCACTTTGTGGTGGAATGTCAAACAGAGGGCTGTTTGATAGAATATGTGTTGTGTCAGATACTGC is a genomic window containing:
- the LOC123092092 gene encoding uncharacterized protein isoform X1; this translates as MGGAYWLTLLNSGRVSLDWAAKMANSGASGATGISSDTLYKELWHACARPLITVPHQGERIYYFHMVIWNRPIQKEPKSTELYSEEMLTIFKQRCRGRGIGSEPVGVEEAREEDGHVVCVCREEAVAAVHGTAEVVIEGREDGNLRVHGVGVQRRPHCRLHESFMSSSISPVWWRPCLSC